In the genome of Arachis stenosperma cultivar V10309 chromosome 2, arast.V10309.gnm1.PFL2, whole genome shotgun sequence, the window aGATGCATGTAATTACCATTGCGTGACAAACAGCTCATGAATCATGATGATGTTTTCTGTAATACAAAATTTCCACAAAGACTACATTTTCATTGGTCCTACAAAAGTTTAAACTTTACACACCTTGCAATCTCATTGCATCTTTCAAAAAGTAGGAATATGATTAAACATTAAAGGTTTTATGCAATTATGGTGCACCTTCCAAAATGACAATAACATTTAAAGTATAGTGTTAACAAAATGAAAAGTTAGTAAAGATAGCTATGTACTCCACTGTTTTGAATTACTTTAGTTATCTCGGAGATTGATACCACGCTTGTTGCTAACTTGCAATTGCAAAGCATTGTTCTTCCCTTCTATTCTGAAAACTTTAAGCATAGTTCTTTCCTTCTGTTCTGAAAATTTGATtactttgatcttatttgaGATCATGGCTGGAGTTCTTGTTGGTGGAGCTTTTCTGTCTGGCTTCATTAATGTTGTCCTGGACAGGCTCATTTCTGCTGATGCTGTCAACTTGGTTGTGGGTAAGAAGCTTAGCTCTGACTTGGTTGAGAGGCTGAGGAATGCTCTTACAGATGCTGGAGATCTTGTTGATGATGCAGAGCTCAAGCAACTTGATAACCATGATGTCAAGGAGTGGCTCAACTGTCTCCGAGATGCTCTTTACACTGCTGATGACTTGCTGGACCGCATCTGCACCAAAGCTGCAACTCAAAAGGTCACTCTTTTGGGTAGAATCTTCAACTCTGAAGATAGGCAGATGGTGAATGAGATAGAAAGGGTGGTTAGAAGGATAGAAGATCTTGAGAAACGCAAAGGAAAGCTTGGGCTTGAAAAGATTTCCACTGCTAGCTTCTCCTGGAAAACTCCATCCACTTCTCTTGTAAGAGGGAATGTGTATGGCAGGGAGGATGACCAGAAGGCCTTAATCAAGATGCTGAATGACAACAATGAGCATCACCTGTCTGTGATCTCTATTGTTGGCATGGGTGGTGTTGGTAAAACTACTTTGGCTCAATGGATGTACAATAATGCAGAGTTGATGGAGGGATTTGATCAGAAAGCATGGGTTTGTGTTTCGGAAAACTTCAATATTGTTGAGACTACAAGGAATATAGTAAAGGAGATCTCTACAAATACTCAGGATCTTGATAgcttcaattcaattcaagatgCTTTGAAGAAAGGATTGTCTGAAAAGAAGTTCTTTATTGTTTTGGATGATGTTTGGAGTAATGATCATCATCAATGGAAGGATTTTCTAGCCCCTTTTCAATACGGGGATAAGGGAAGTACTATTCTTCTGACTACTCGCAAGGAAGATGTTGGTTCAGTTGTCCAAACAAATTGTCAGCCTCACTATCTCATTCCATTATCAGAAGACTATTGTTGGTCAGTGTTTGCAGCCAATGCTTCTTTTCCAGAATCAAATGGGAGTCCAACACTAGAAGGAATAGGCAAAAAGATTGCCAAGAAGTGCGACGGTTTGCCATTAGCAGCAGAAACACTTGGTTGCTTGTGCAGAAGGCATGATGCTAAGGAATGGGAAAAAGTCTTAAGGAGTGATATTTGGGGATTTTCTACAAATGACAGTAAGATTGTTCCAGCATTGTTAATTAGTTACTTTCACCTTCCTACACATTTGAAGCGTTGTTTTGTTTATTGTGCACTGTTTCCGAAAGATTATCACTTTGAGAAAGATGAACTAATTTTGTTGTGGATGGCCGAAGATCTCTTAAGATTAccagagagaggagagagcctggAAGAGGTTGGTTGCAAGTGTTTTGAAGAATTAGTTTCAAGGTTATTCTTTAAAAAGCTTCAAGACGATGATGAGTATTTTGTGATGCATGATCTCTTGCATGACTTGGCAATATTCCTTGCTGGAGATTTCTATTGTAGAATAGAAGAACTTGgtgaacaagaagaaaagaaggttcTCACTCGCCATTTCTCATATTTCCCACATGGAAGGTTAGATCATCCAATCTCAAAAGTCTTTAACTCCAATGCGAAGTTGGAATCTTTGAGGACATCATTGTATATCGATGATTTGTTCAGCATGGAAAGTGTAGCATCTAAGTTTATATGCTTGAGAGTTTTGTCCTTTCGTAAACTTGATGTATTACCTGATTCAATAGGTGAATTGATTCATCTACGCTATTTGAATCTCTCTAGGACTGACATTAACAGGTTGCCAGAATCATTGTGCAACTTGTATAATCTACAAACATTAATATTGTACAGATGTACTAAGTTGACCATGTTGCCTATTAACATGCACAATCTTGTGAATTTACGGCATCTTGATCTTAGGAAAACTTCTTTGGAAGAAATGCCTGGAGGAATAAGCAAATTGAAACACTTGCAtgttt includes:
- the LOC130963673 gene encoding putative disease resistance protein At3g14460; this encodes MAGVLVGGAFLSGFINVVLDRLISADAVNLVVGKKLSSDLVERLRNALTDAGDLVDDAELKQLDNHDVKEWLNCLRDALYTADDLLDRICTKAATQKVTLLGRIFNSEDRQMVNEIERVVRRIEDLEKRKGKLGLEKISTASFSWKTPSTSLVRGNVYGREDDQKALIKMLNDNNEHHLSVISIVGMGGVGKTTLAQWMYNNAELMEGFDQKAWVCVSENFNIVETTRNIVKEISTNTQDLDSFNSIQDALKKGLSEKKFFIVLDDVWSNDHHQWKDFLAPFQYGDKGSTILLTTRKEDVGSVVQTNCQPHYLIPLSEDYCWSVFAANASFPESNGSPTLEGIGKKIAKKCDGLPLAAETLGCLCRRHDAKEWEKVLRSDIWGFSTNDSKIVPALLISYFHLPTHLKRCFVYCALFPKDYHFEKDELILLWMAEDLLRLPERGESLEEVGCKCFEELVSRLFFKKLQDDDEYFVMHDLLHDLAIFLAGDFYCRIEELGEQEEKKVLTRHFSYFPHGRLDHPISKVFNSNAKLESLRTSLYIDDLFSMESVASKFICLRVLSFRKLDVLPDSIGELIHLRYLNLSRTDINRLPESLCNLYNLQTLILYRCTKLTMLPINMHNLVNLRHLDLRKTSLEEMPGGISKLKHLHVLYFFIVGKHEDNGIQELGGLSNLQGSFGIRKLENIVDVKEAENARMTNKNLINELYLEWSSGDDMVPNTRAERDILDNLQPHNSLKELRIKGYKGTIFPDWLGNCLYNNMTSVSLESCNNCCMLPSLGQLPSLKALLIQGFGQLKCVGMEFYKGIGDPSFHIAPPFPLLESLEFDKMACWEEWHLPDSKVFPQLKSLKIIDCPMLKGDMLHQVLMRFVSSSSDALKVRKLVIQAQAAGFAGMSLNGDTLSIRGSECVVESAFNEMISIKHLPSLQEIQIFWCSFAVSWPNNCLLPKSLQKLTIWECSKLEFPEQKYDLVELQIDNCDSLSSLSLDVFPNLKNLEIYWCRNLESVSMSEAPHAALQRLSITYCHKLVSFAGEGLAAPNLTHLQVRWCDKLEALPRDMKSLLPSLHSLDINGCPNICRLPEGGLPPNLKELHVGICEQQMRDLSWMGNLHALTHLTIRGRGYKNIKSYPEVGSLPHLPSLTTLEINWFPNLETLECNELLHLTSLQQLIIRVCNKLENMEGEKLPPSLLRLQLTGCGLLGEHCKNKHQLIWPKIYHIPTIKVNSIQIV